Genomic segment of Sarcophilus harrisii chromosome 4, mSarHar1.11, whole genome shotgun sequence:
CATGGGGCGGGCAAGCTACCCCGACACATGCGGACCCACACTGGTGAGAAGCCTTTTGCCTGCGAAGTCTGTGGCGTCAGATTCACCAGGTGAATTTCCGGGGGGTGCAGGGGGCAAGAGGGCACAGGAGAGTGCCATACTCACTGAGAACCGGAAGGGGAGGGGCCCTGGGCGGAATGACCCCAGCCAGGGAGGACTACAGAGGAATGCAGTGGAAGTGGAGGGATGGTCAGAGGAGGGGGCAAAAAGGCCAGATGAACAGTTCAGAGATATTGCAATAGGGCAGGTGGGTACCAGGCAGAGGAACAGAATGAAGCTAAAGCggattgttgtttatccttcattctcaaagggggacaatgccatgatatgcaaataTGGGGGCTGAAGTCACCGGccccactttcccctccagagccgtCTGGTCCAGTGGCCAGGTAGAGATCAGGACGACTGCTCATGGCCCTGGAGGCAGTGGGAGACCTCGACCTTTTTAAACCGAGGTCTTCCCCAGATCTCGCTTTATTTGAGGCAATGCCCCTTCAGCGATAAGGCTAGGTACAACTGAGGCCAAAATGGGGAGGAAATAAGGAGGCCCAGTGCCTGAGGGCAGAGCTGCAGGGATGATGGGCTGGGAGCAGGAGTGAGAGCGGGGCTGGGGGGAAGGTAGCCCCCCACAGAAGGCAGGTCAGTCAGGCCTTTGCTGAGGCCCTGAGGCCTTTGCCGAGGCCCCGAGGCCTTTTCCAGGCCTCATTTTTACCTGCAGCTGCTCACCTTGTCtcttctacccccccccccccaggaatgACAAGCTGAAGATCCACATGAGGAAGCACACTGGTGAACGGCCATACTCGTGCCCACACTGCCCGGCACGCTTCCTCCACAGCTATGACCTCAAGAACCACATGCACCTGCACACAGGCGACCGGCCCTTCGAATGCCACCTGTGCCACAAGGCCTTCGCCAAGGAGGACCACCTGCAGCGCCACTTGAAGGGCCAAAACTGCTTGGAGGTCCGGACCCGCCGACGAAGAAAAGATGATGCACCTCCCCACTATCCCCCGCCCCAGGCGCCCACCCCAGCTGGCCCTGGCCTTGACCTTTCCAACGGGCACCTGGATGACTTCCGCCTCTCTCTGGCGCGATTCTGGGAGCAGCCGGCCAGGGCTgtgccgcctcctcctcctcccccagggCCTCCtgaagaagatgaggaggagggggCCCCAACCACACCCCAGGCCGAGGGTGCCATGGAATCCTCTTAAATGGGAAAAGGAGTATTAGGGGTGGGTCCCGGGTGGGCAATTTTGCCCAGGACGCGGTCTGAGCACAGACTGGACTGTGGGTCAGGGGTCGGGTCCGACTGCCTTCTGTAATTGGGCAGCCTTGGGAAAGTTTTGCCTCTGCCCCGTTAAGGggagacagatatatatatatgtatatatacatacagaatattttgtatatataatatatatatatacacccccACAGTTGTTTAAAGGCGGGGTTTTCCCGCCCGGGCCTTCCTAGGATTGAAGCCAATATTTTCGATTTGGGGGGCCCTTTTGGTTGCGGGttttgggggtgggatggggattAAACCCCGGCCCCGCCCCGGGCAGGGTGTGTGGGGGGTGGGGGCCCCCCTTTCCTGGTTTCTGTTCCCCTTTTCCTGGCAGGGATTATGCAAAAGCAGGGGCGGGGAGGGATGGCGGGAAGGAGCGGACTCCGGGAGCCGGGAGTTGGGAGGCAGAGCGCGGAGAGGGAGGCCGGGGCCGGGGGCGCCCCCGCCCGGCTCCCGGCGCTGAGTCACGGGGCCCGGGGAGCGAGCGGGGGcgggggggccccgggggcggCAGGAGGCGGCAGGAGGCGCCCCGCCCCCCGCTCCCCGCCCGCGTCCCCGGGCAGGGAATGTCTTGTTCCCGCCGCTCCCCGCCCGGGGCCAGAGGGCTGGGCGGGCCGGGCTCCGGCCCATGCGGCCGCGCCCGCGCGCCCGCCCTCCCCGGGCTCTCCCTTCCCCGCCCAGGTGCGCCGCGGGGGGGGCCCCGCCGCCGCGCCCCTGACTCACGCCGCCCCCGGGCGGGCAGCACCCGccggctgggggggggggaggaggagggcggCCTGGGGCGGGTTCCGGGCCCGCTGATCCCACCGAACCCAACCCGCGTGTGGGGGGGCCCTCGGGGGCCCCGCAAGGTTTGAATGTGTTGAGGTCTTCCGGGGGCTGAGATATTTTGCCCGCGGCCCGCCTTTccgccctccccacccccttacATAGTATTTCTGTTGGTCGGTAACGTTTGGGATGTTAATTTCTTGATTTCGGGAGGAGGGGTTGGGGACCTGCCGCTTGTGGTGTGGACCCCACTGTGGTGGGTCTATTGGGCTGTGGGGGGCCCTTTCCCTTACCCCAACCTGTTTTTACCTTTCCCTCCCTGGTGGGGGCCCTTTTGGGGGGTTCAGGGGGTGTTTTTTCCTTCATGCCCATTTGCAAAGGTAGGCCTCCGGgaggggggcaggggagggggtaaaggggaaGTCCCTGTATTTTTATTGATGATGTAATATATTGGGGGGGTTGGGTGCCCCGGGCCCCATCTTAGCATTTcaggtggtggggggggggagggagactgGGGACACCTTGGCCTCCCCTCCTCATTCCCTTGGCTTTTCCAGTCAGTGCCTTAGGGTTGGGGGGGGCAGTTCCCCCTCTCCTGCcccattccctttccctcccctcggGTGTAagcaacagaaagaaaataataataatttaagatTCGCAGTTGTCTCGGTGGTCTCTTCCTTCTTTAATGGGGGTGGGGGACTGAGAACAGGCTGGTTCGAAGGGGATGACCAGGGACTGGGAAGCCGAGGAGTCCGTAGCTAtttctggggaaggggtggaggagggGGAATGGGAATATGGACCGAAGGCGATGGAGTCGGGGCAGACTGTGGGGACGGATCACGGTTGTCTGCAGCTTCATCACCACCGACCTCACCCTCGTTCTCCCGTTGGTCACAGCCAGCATCTGTGTCCTCATCACTGGGAAGTCAAAAAAATGTAGTGAGGGGAGGGGAGCCaggctttcctttctctccctccccccccacaatTACTCTTCCTGAAGTGCCCCGGCTCTTCCCTCACCCGGAGCCACAGGCTGAATCGGGCTTAGAGAAGAGCTTCTTGAACCTGGCCTTGCCCAGGAGAGTCTTCAACTTCTTCTCAAACCCCCTTCGCTTCTCCTTGCTCAGTTTTTGGGCTGAAGCCAGCCACAAGCGGGGACGCTCATCATCGCTGGAGTCCCTGAGAGAAATCTCGGAATGTCGGGATCCAGAGGTCGGTTCTGGACCTTCCTAGAGAAGTGACCCCTTCTGGTGTCCTCCCCCTTGGAACCCCCCCTCCCCATGCCCGAGTCCTTTAGAACTCACAGCTCCAGATCCAGGTCCCCCTCGGGAGTCAGGGGGGCTGCACACACCGAGCAGGTGTTAGCCAGGAGTCGGAAGCAGGACCTGCAGAAGAGGCCTGCGAGGCGAAGCCCAGGGAGTAAGGACTAGGGAGCATTTGGCCCGACCTCccattcccttttttctctcctcctcctcccacaaATTTCCTGGAGCGCTTCCTGGCCCCCACCACCTCACGGGGCCACAAATGATGGAATATCATGCAATAATAGAACTATATGTAAATTGCAGAAAGGGTGCAATGCAAATTAGGCCAAAATTCACAAATTTGTGTCTGCTTTATGCAAATAGCAAAATACATATGCAAATCTCCATGCCCATATGCAAACGAGTCCATGCACAGCAATAACATGAGATCCAAATGTAAAACCAATGCAAAGCTTATGTAAATTATGGATCACAATTGATTGCAAATGATAttgaattatagatttaaaattggaaaggatcttagatgctagtctatttctattttacagagaaaagaaacagatataGGGAAGCAAAATGATTCCCTAGGTTTCAGTGACATAAATGCGACTGGAACCTAACCTTTCAGGTgccaaatccagagctcttccCATGGGACCATGCAAGACTCCAGGGATTCCTGGCAGGCCTACCTCTGCAACCCGGGGTGCTGCAGGAAACAAAGTCTTCCATCTCCCGTGCATTTTGAGGCCTCCCGCAGCCCAGACAGTAGGTTTCATGTATTCCCAGACGACCGATCAGTGGTGCTAGGCGGGGGAACCTGCAGGAGGGTTTGGGGTACAGCTTCTCGATGGAGCACTCTCCTCCAACCCACTCGATGGATAATGGGAACCAGTCcttttttctcagtatttttgtCCTTTGGGCAACCATTAGGAAGGTCTTCCTTCAGTTTTATCCCCACTGAGCCAGCTATTCTTTCTCTGGTCCCATTCCCCTTTCTATCCTGCTAGAGAACACTTCACCAGAGTATCCTGAGGTACCTCTCACTTTGCATCTTCAATTTAGGAGCAAATTTTCACTGTGACCCCAGATCCTCTACAGTTGAACTTTCCCTtcagggaggagggggagggagaaaaacctACTTGGCAGCCAGGATAAGGAGGATGTTGGTGTGCCCCTGGTCAGCTGCCCGGCGCCTCACTGCCCCCAGCAGAGAAGTAGACAAGCTGGATCGGTGGGTCAGCAGTTTGTTGTACAAGAAGGAGATCCGTTCCTGCATGGGGTTTAGTGCTTAATCTTTTGAGGTCCAACAGTAGACAGATTTTTACCCAAATTAAAGAGAAAGGTTTCCCTTGCCTCCAGTTAGGTAAAGGCACTTGGGAGAGAGGGGACAACTGAAGTTACCCAAACTCCCCATTCCTTTGACCACTAACCTCCTGTTTGGAATAAGATGGCAACCCTCCCTTCACCCCATCCGCTGGGACCACAGCCCCTTCACCTGCTCCCGGGAGGGGTAGTAATATGCACAGATGATCCGACTCGTTCGTTTGACATAAGTGCCAAAGAGGGTAACAAAGAAACACAGCCCATACATGAGGCCTGTGGACAAGGTGTGTGTTACTGAGGAGGAATACAGGACCCACCCTGTACCCTCCATTGCGCAGTCCTGATGACGGCAGGCTGAGAGACCCTAGTCCAATGTTTTATAACTCCTAAAACAGGTTCcattttctgaatttcccttccttccatcaaCTTCATACTCTTGATAGTCATTATAATAAgaactaacatttattttctttttttagatcagACTGGAGATTTCATAGGTATTAGGAATTCTGAATGAGGGAATTTCTTCCATCAAAGCAGATAAAACCCTACTCAGAAACTTATAATCTTAGAGTTAAGAGATTTAATGACTTGAATGGGGAAGATCACACAGTATGCATCTGagtcagaacttgaactcaggccttcccgGCTTTGGACCTgatactgtgccacctagctgccctggtaTCCCATATAACACTCTCTTATTATAAAGCATTTCATCTTCAttgtctcatttcatccttacaacagttgagtgaagtgaggagaGGTGTTGTCATTactaagattaagtgatttgcccatgatcacacattATATGTCAGAACCAGGATTTAAATACaagtctttctaatttttaaggccAGTGCCCCCTTATTAGAACTATGGCCTCTCAAGTCACTATCAATTTTGCCTAAAATTGGCATGTTTTTCTCACTTCGGTATCCCCAACATCGTTGACTTGTACTTGAACTTGCATTCCACTAAAACCTTTCTTTCACATGAAATTAAGTCTATTCATGTCTCCACTAACCTATCTTTGAGCAGTTGACTTTTTGAACACAAATGAAGTACTTTACATTTGTCCTTAACTATCTTTGTCTCTTCCTAGGTTTGGTCTACCACACTAATCTGTAGAGATCTTTTCAGATGGTTGCATCTGGGATGCTGCAATTATCCTCTTCCATTTTgtattatctataatttttattaatatgctACTAATGTAGCAGccaaatcaataattttaaaaataagaaaagaaaaaagaaaaaaaaaaaaaaacaccacataGCAGACCAGGGACAAATCATTAAGTACTTTACTAGAGACCTCCCTCCTATTTGATACACACTATTAGCCACTTCTGTTATTTGGATCTTCGCATTCAACTAATTCACATCCACTTTGTGATTTTGTCCTTTaatccactttttaaaatctcagcTTTCCAAGATTAACTACATCTTCTAGCACTATCTAGATCTGTAAGTCCCTCTCAATACCCCATGAATAGTTACCAATGAGTAAATAGTTTTTTTGGTCTGGTTTTGATGGACGAAGAAGGCAGCGTCGGGATAGAATGGTGATATTTCCTCGCTGAAGGATGTCAAACACAGACACTAGGTCACGGTAGATTTGTCCAACATAGCCTGTCCCATGTACAGTCACCGACACCAAGACAGGGTCTGGAAACACAAGCGACAGTACAGGTAGTCAAATTATCCTGTCTCAGTTCTCCCTTTTTGAGAGGGTCACTATTAGAGTTAGGAAATATATCCATTAAAGATAGGGAAGAAGAGGTGCAGATCTTCACtttacacacatttatacacacacacacacactcatacacatgcatacacacatatacatatacatacatacacatttgccCAGAGCCATTCAAAATGACATAGAACCATCCTAGCTCAAAGCAGGCAGATAGTAGAATCTATGTTCAACTCTTGTCAGCcaaaataatcaaatcaaaaagcaaCTGGGTGATgtgatagagcactggacttgattTAGACTTGTAGTGGatttagagcaccagccctagaatcaggaggtcttgaattcaaatttggcctcagatacttactaactatgtgaccctaggcattAACCCTATTGCctcaccaaacaaacaaacaaaaaagaagaccGAAGTCCAAATCTGTCTCATTCACTTAACTatttgtatgactctgggcaatccATTCAacatctgtctcagttttctcatctataaaatggggattataatagtacTCCCTCCCAGGatggttatgaggatcaaatgaaatattctcAAAggcttttgcaaaccttaaagaatgatataaatgccattattattattaaagagagAATTGAATTTGGAGTTGGACAATCTGGGTTCAAAGTCCTACTTTGGTGATATTGGATAAATTACTTCTCTTTGATGAATCTGTTTCTTCAAATGCATATGAAAACCCTACTGGCCCAAAGGGTTGAAGGGATGACCACTATTACATAGGAGATGCTGGGGATGGactcaaaaataaataacatcctttctagttctaaatttcaCTCTCTTTTGATCCAGGACAAGAGGTAAAAATTGGTTGGAagttgaaagaaaaggaaggagattaAAAATTAGACAAAGATTAAGGGGGTGGGTCTGAGGAGTTCAAAGGAGGGCAAATGGAGGAAGGATAGGGTGACAGGTGGGGTGCTCCTACTTCGAGCCACGATCTCCCCCTGCAGCCAATAACGAGCCAGATCCAGAAGCCAGAAAATGGCATAATCCAGTACCACTAGTATCAATACCACTAGCAGATGTCGGATTAGGGTGAAGGCCGCCAAAGTGTAACGTATCCGCTCCATCCTAGATAGGTATAAGGAACCTGAAAGGAAGAAGAGTCTGGGGAGAGGAAGGCTGGTACCTGAGACTCAGCACATACAGCCAGAGCTACATGGAAGTATTGCCCATAAAATGACAGgatgataagaaaagaattctttctaTTATGGGATCCCCCTACCTCTACCCTATACCATGACCCTGTCcactaagaaataaaatgtccTAGTTGGTCAAgaacagctaggtagcacagtggatagagctctgagtctggaattaggaggacttgagttcaaaattggcctcagatactcactagctgtgtgaccctgggcaagtcacttagccccgttttcctcagtttccccatctgtaaaatgagttgcagaaggaaatggcaaaaccactccagtatttttgccaagaaatctccaaatgggttcatgaaaaatcagatacaactcaataataacaataacacttGTTGAAACAACCCAAGAAATGGTATGGTTGGTATTGATAGTAACTAGACTTCTGTGATATGGGATCCTAACATTCTTACCCCTTGTCAGCCATCTTTTGACCCTTCCTCAGGCACCTCCTAATACTCTCCTTAGGAAACTTGTGTCTTTCGGAACAACAAAATCACCTGGCTGGATATATCGTCTGCGCTCTCTGGAGCTCAGGGGCAAGACCGAAGGCAGACCAGCCTTGATCCGGATGGCATCCATACGCATGAAGCGGTTAGTTATATAGATGTTGTCAAAGTTGTCCTTAGTCAAGTAATGATAGCGGTAGAAGAGGGctctggaggaggaagaggtgagGGAGATTTCAAAACCCGAAGATACATTTGAGGCTGAGCCCACCCACCCTAGGAATTTGTACACTAGGCAAGTTTGAAAGCTGGGCTCTCTGCAACCCCCACAACTGTCCTTTTGAGATTATGAACCTTCATTCTCCCAAATGCAGCTTAATTTAAAAATCTGAGTTATAGAGAAGGAGATTTTCTAgtcttacatacacacacacacacacacacacacacacacacacacatactatatataaaataaacaaatgtacttataaaaaggaagataaaCCATGATGTAAATAATCTTAATCCAAgagaacagatgatgaaacatactTCCCTCCGCTCCCTAAAGAGGTGGAGTACTACTGTCACAGAATAGGATATATATTGTCAGAAGTACTGCaggaggcagctagttggtgttaAGGGGAGAGTCctggcttagagtcaggaagagctgagttcaaatacagcctgaAACATATCTTAGCTAAgtggtcttgggcaagtcatttatacCTGctcgtctcagtttcctcctctgtaaaatgaaggaatggcaaaccatgccagtatctttgccacgtAAACTCCAAataggttcatgaagagttggatacaactcaacaacaataacacttGTTGAAATAACTCAACAAATGGTGTGGTTGGTACTGATAGTAACTAGATCTTGTAACCacaattctcagtttccttaactgtaaaattgggataataatagtacctacttcccaggtaTATTGTGAGGATCGaaggaaatgatatttataaggcatttagcacagtgtctggcatatagttgTTGCTACATAATTGCTAGTTActagtattgttgttactgtCACACATGGTTCTTGTGTTAATTAgtttccataaacattttttgttattgttataggAGAATTTTACTGGGAGAAGATAatagaaaatgtctttttaaaaaacatcaatgaaacttaaaaaaaaaaaaaaggcaaccaaTCTGCACCCCCCTGGGACATGTTTATACCTTCCTACCCTTAGTCTTAGGTTTGGGATTGGTCACTATCACTCTGTAAATCCCTTCTAAGAAAAGTCTAAGAAAAAGTGCTTCTCTCTCCAAGACCTTTGAGACATTGAaatccccactccctcctcccaGATCCCCCCTTCCACATTCCCCCACCCCTTACTGGAGATAGAGGAAAATAAACAGGAATGGAGTGGTGTGACCAAGCAGGCCCAGGGTCTCTCTGATTGGATGTAGCTTCAGGTTGACAGCCTCTTGAAGGTCAAAGGCTACCTGAGCCAGGCTTCGGGAAGAGTTGAGATTCACTTTGAAGTGATGGGAGGCTGTGACGTTGAATTCAAACTCACTCCGCACTCGGTTAATCAATCGAATCACCGCTGGAGGAGGTAGGAGGAATAAGAAGTGAGCAGAGTCAGAGTAAGGGTACAACCCCATGGAAGAGGAAGAATCGAGTATGAAAGAGCAAAAAAACACCAGTGGGGTGTGAGGAGGTATTCATTTCTTCCAATCTCGGGTGCCTGccaggtgccaggcactgtgatggGGTAGAGTATACCAGAGACCATGGCAAACTGCAAAGATCAATAAACCAAAATGTTTTGCCTTTGAGGAGTTTTTGCCCTCAAGGGGAGATAAAGCACATAAAAGTATTTTTGTGTTAGAATATTTCACATGTAGACCTGGACCCATGGGGTAGCCTTCTATGGAATATGAATGAAAAGAGGAGCCTCTAGAATTGAGAAGCAGAAGACTGCCCAGCCTGAAAAGATTAGCTTGTTGGGAATTGGGGAGCACCTGCAGGTAGGAAATGGGTCAGGGTGACTCACGGGTACCAATGGTGGAACGCAAGAATGGCTGTATGTAGTGGGGGATGACGCAGAACAGCTGAGCCACTGGAAGGGCAGAAGTGAGAGAATGGCAAAATCAGAAAGAGGGACAGATCGATGGAGTCACTTATCTCCCAGTGTCAGCCATGTCCCCCAGCGACTCTGCTATTTCTTACTTTTCTCCTCCATTGGTCTACCTTCTTTGGTTTTATGCCATCCCCATTGAACCCAAGTCTCCCCCAGCCccatccctcctcctttccttattgcctcctccccttcccattATCCAGTCCCACTGTACCCAGTGATTTCCCCAACCACTTCTATCACGGGCCCATCCTCACCACTGGCCAGACCACAGAGTAGCAGCTTGAAAGGCATGAGGATGTAGCAGAGGTGGTAGAAGAAGGGTATCGCCTCCATGCAGCGATTCTTGGCGTCATCAAAGATCCTGGCACATTTCCCATAGGGTGAGCCTAGCTCAGAATTGCAGACATCACCGATGTGCAAAAGCCAGTACCACACATTCCGCAGGGCCCTTACTGGGGAGGCAGGAGTGGGGGCAGAGTGAGCATCCAGTGAATACTTGGACACGTCAAcgtatggatggatagatggatgggttGACACTATTCTTTcacacattttctttctcttacccAGAACCTACTTCTACTATAACTGATCCTCTTTCTTTTGTGACACAGTGTGtccagaaaggagaaacagaggaTAAAGTGGGGAGTTAGGGGGCAAAAGAGACAACTTGGgtcaggaaaatgtgagttcaaatccaacttcagatactaagtcacttaacctctgtgtgccctcagtttcctcatccctaaaatggggataataataacttctacctcctaaggttgttgtaaggatcaaatgtggtaatatttgcaaaatacttagcacagtgtcttcccttttccccttccctgttcttattttctcactctttcttcctggAGGTATCAGGGCCTCTGTGCTGCCTCCTAGAAGTTCTGGCTTCTCAGGAATGGAATTGGATGTGGGGGGGGGTGTAGGGTAGTGGAGTGGTAGGGTAGTGGGGGGTGTTGGTACAATGGGCATGGTTGATAGTCTTCTCCCTCAAAGTAGGGCAACTCATTTGGGACTAAGGAAGAATCTGGATCTCATTTCTCATTCAAGTGCTAGGTCTGGAGGACAGGAtcattgggtttttgttttgttttttgcttgtttgttttagaTTGGGTCAAATTATATAGAAGATGGACTGATGGGAGAATAGCCCAGATTAAAGATGATCACATGAGGGAGAAGAGTTAGAGGGTGAGAGGAGGAGGGAGTTTCACTATGCCATTTTGCAATAAAGAGAGTATACTGCTGACAAATGAACTGACCCACGTGCTTCACACCATCCATGATGGCACGGAAAAATTTCCGGATCCGGTCAGCCACTTCCTTGGCCTTCACTGCAATGGCCTTGATCTTTCTCAGGGCACCTAGTAAGAAAGAGCAGGGGATAAAGAGGTCGGGGTGGGAGGGGGATCCTTCCCAGAGGTCTGAGCTCTGACCCCTAAGGTAAAGAGGAGATTGGCCCAGAGCCTGGGAACATAGTACTCTCAGTATTTGAGAGGGGACGCTAGATTCATGGTCAAAAGGCAGATTTTGCCACTTACTAAGTGTGCAATCACTTAACTTCCCCAAActgcttttaaaatgtatattagaagaattctttccaaaatccaaactagattttttttccccagtggcaGTGGTGACAGAGGGTATTCCAACTGAGGTCATTTTGGGAGCAGAGGTGGCCTATATATAGCTCAGTTGACCCTTGCCCTAGGAGgttagggaggaaggaaggaccTGAAGCAATGGAACAGAAAGGAATGTGACTCAAGGTGTTTCATGGCCACAGGATTAGCCAACAGAGAAAGTTCTGTAAGAGAAGTAAGTTCAGATGCTGTGGGAGGAAGCAGGCCCCTGCCCATCTTCCCAAACTGTAACTGATATATTTGCACTACCTCCCTTTCAGGGCaattgtgaagaaagtgctttgtcaACCTAAAGTTGTTGCAGGAATGGGAAGGGTTCAtctgggaagagagaagaggatgcAGGGATTCCATAGAGTCATAGGAAGAGGATTAAGAGTTTGAAggccttattttagagataaggataATGAAACCCAGAGAGAAATAATTTGTGACAGGTCATAGAGGCTATAAAATGAGCATTCAAATCAATATCTGGTTCCAAATCTCTTCATGAGACTAGACCACCCTCCTTTCTAAGACCCCTCACTATAAAGTAGAAACCACGATGTCATATATTCAGGACACTAGGATATTGAAgtgagagggggaaagggagggagaggcagGAAAAAGGCAATAACCtatggaggaagaggagaagaaggtggcaggaagggagggaactCTTACTGAGGAGGGGCTGTCGGGCCCTCTGAAGCACTTCGGCACTCTGGTTAAGGGCCAGCTCTGCCCCACAAGCCACAGAATCACTTGCCCTATTGAAGTTTCTGATAATGTTGGCACAGGGGCCCTGAATAACCAGCCCGAAGGCTGCAATCAGCAGCAGTGTCCGGCTTTGTCCTGGCAGAGATAACAAATGTCTCAGCATCCTCACTGCCCCTTCTCAGATTCCCAACCAcaagtttttcatttcttcaagagCCTCCTGCAATGGGAGCTAGATTGGTATTTGGCTACTGATGCTGTTTCACTCCCCATTCCATCAGAGACCACTCCTGGAAAGTACTATACTCTGCATATTCTAGAGCCAGCCTTCCTCATCTTCATCCCAGGAAACCACCTTTCTTATCCTTCACCCCAAAATCCTGCTTTCATCATTTTCATCCCCAAGTGTAACTTTCCTCATCTTCTTCCCAGGATCCAAACTTTCTCATCTTCACTCCCAAATTCAATATCCCTCATCTTTACCCCAAATCTCACCTTCCTCATCTTCAGCCCAAAATCCAGTATTAATCAACCTTCATCATCTTTCCTCTCAAGTCCAACCTTCTTCATCTTTACTCCAAGATCAAACCTCCCTCATCTCACTCTAAATCTAATATTCCTCGTCTTTACCCCAAAATTCAATATTATCTTCATCTCCAAATCTTATCATCTTCATCTTTACCCCAATATCAAACTTTTCTCATCTTCTCTCTCCAATCCAATATT
This window contains:
- the DCST2 gene encoding DC-STAMP domain-containing protein 2 isoform X2, whose product is MADKETPLWAREKNKRQEVAQSVGGFILGLALATSYGLLGLLLQGRSPWTCLVITLSLAIFLGLGMGFSSSVRITVLLLLPQAFSRQSRTLLLIAAFGLVIQGPCANIIRNFNRASDSVACGAELALNQSAEVLQRARQPLLSALRKIKAIAVKAKEVADRIRKFFRAIMDGVKHVVRALRNVWYWLLHIGDVCNSELGSPYGKCARIFDDAKNRCMEAIPFFYHLCYILMPFKLLLCGLASVAQLFCVIPHYIQPFLRSTIGTPVIRLINRVRSEFEFNVTASHHFKVNLNSSRSLAQVAFDLQEAVNLKLHPIRETLGLLGHTTPFLFIFLYLQALFYRYHYLTKDNFDNIYITNRFMRMDAIRIKAGLPSVLPLSSRERRRYIQPDPVLVSVTVHGTGYVGQIYRDLVSVFDILQRGNITILSRRCLLRPSKPDQKNYLLIGLMYGLCFFVTLFGTYVKRTSRIICAYYYPSREQERISFLYNKLLTHRSSLSTSLLGAVRRRAADQGHTNILLILAAKFPRLAPLIGRLGIHETYCLGCGRPQNAREMEDFVSCSTPGCRGLFCRSCFRLLANTCSVCAAPLTPEGDLDLELDSSDDERPRLWLASAQKLSKEKRRGFEKKLKTLLGKARFKKLFSKPDSACGSGDEDTDAGCDQRENEGEVGGDEAADNRDPSPQSAPTPSPSVHIPIPPPPPLPQK
- the DCST2 gene encoding DC-STAMP domain-containing protein 2 isoform X1; the encoded protein is MADKETPLWAREKNKRQEVAQSVGGFILGLALATSYGLLGLLLQGRSPWTCLVITLSLAIFLGLGMGFSSSVRITVLLLLPQAFSRQSRTLLLIAAFGLVIQGPCANIIRNFNRASDSVACGAELALNQSAEVLQRARQPLLSALRKIKAIAVKAKEVADRIRKFFRAIMDGVKHVVRALRNVWYWLLHIGDVCNSELGSPYGKCARIFDDAKNRCMEAIPFFYHLCYILMPFKLLLCGLASVAQLFCVIPHYIQPFLRSTIGTPVIRLINRVRSEFEFNVTASHHFKVNLNSSRSLAQVAFDLQEAVNLKLHPIRETLGLLGHTTPFLFIFLYLQALFYRYHYLTKDNFDNIYITNRFMRMDAIRIKAGLPSVLPLSSRERRRYIQPGSLYLSRMERIRYTLAAFTLIRHLLVVLILVVLDYAIFWLLDLARYWLQGEIVARNPVLVSVTVHGTGYVGQIYRDLVSVFDILQRGNITILSRRCLLRPSKPDQKNYLLIGLMYGLCFFVTLFGTYVKRTSRIICAYYYPSREQERISFLYNKLLTHRSSLSTSLLGAVRRRAADQGHTNILLILAAKFPRLAPLIGRLGIHETYCLGCGRPQNAREMEDFVSCSTPGCRGLFCRSCFRLLANTCSVCAAPLTPEGDLDLELDSSDDERPRLWLASAQKLSKEKRRGFEKKLKTLLGKARFKKLFSKPDSACGSGDEDTDAGCDQRENEGEVGGDEAADNRDPSPQSAPTPSPSVHIPIPPPPPLPQK